A genomic stretch from Malus domestica chromosome 15, GDT2T_hap1 includes:
- the LOC103442435 gene encoding aspartyl protease family protein At5g10770-like: MATPISISPSFLRVFFGCFVFFICVILRSPEKGFASAEGDTKTDLLPHTHTVEVNSLQPATTCILSTQGPYNNKESVLEVVHKHGLCNQHKSQSNPTDQDRTQILKQDEARVSSIHYRLNSLTLPDAATNTIPVQYGLELGSSNYIVTVGLGTPAKNLSLLIDTGSDLTWTQCRPCVRSCYKQKEPMFDPSHSTSYSNISCESAACSQLTVAGIGRDCSAATCTYSAKYLDNSSSLGFFGNDKLTLTPTDAYDDFDFGCAQNSKGQFGAAAGLLGLGRTSISFVEQTSQKYKRVFSYCLPSTSSSTGYLKFGPDGGSGNAVKFTPLKTLSQSATFYALDLVGITIGSRQLKISASVFSKSGTVIDSGTVITRLPATPYAALRVAFRKAMEKYPFAKSKSALLDTCYDFSGLKTVSYPKIGFVFGGGVTVDLDATGILFQTSGSQFCLAFAGNKDDNSVGIIGNVQQKRLQVVYDVAGGRIGFGSAGCP; this comes from the exons ATGGCAACTCCCATTTCTATCTCCCCCTCCTTCCTCAGGGTTTTCTTTGGTTGCTTTGTGTTTTTTATCTGCGTAATTCTCCGCTCGCCGGAGAAGGGCTTTGCTTCGGCAGAAGGAGATACAAAAACTGACCTTCTTCCACATACTCACACAGTTGAAGTAAACTCTCTGCAACCAGCAACCACCTGCATCCTCTCCACCCAAG GTCCTTACAATAATAAGGAATCAGTATTGGAAGTGGTACACAAGCATGGGCTATGCAATCAACACAAATCACAAAGTAACCCTACTGATCAGGATCGCACTCAAATCCTAAAGCAAGACGAAGCCCGAGTCAGCTCAATTCACTACCGTCTTAACTCACTTACACTACCTGACGCCGCCACCAATACCATCCCCGTACAGTATGGTCTGGAACTTGGATCATCCAACTACATTGTAACAGTGGGCCTCGGCACACCGGCCAAAAACCTCTCCCTCCTTATCGACACAGGCAGCGACCTAACTTGGACACAATGCCGACCGTGTGTCCGATCTTGTTACAAACAGAAAGAGCCAATGTTCGACCCCTCTCACTCCACCTCATACTCCAACATCTCCTGTGAGTCCGCTGCGTGTTCTCAGCTCACAGTGGCCGGCATTGGCCGCGACTGCTCCGCCGCCACTTGCACTTACAGCGCCAAGTATTTAGACAACTCCTCCTCACTCGGCTTCTTCGGCAATGACAAGCTAACATTAACACCGACGGATGCTTACGATGATTTCGATTTTGGCTGCGCGCAAAACAGCAAAGGCCAGTTCGGCGCGGCCGCCGGTTTGCTCGGACTGGGCCGGACCAGCATCTCCTTCGTCGAACAAACCTCCCAGAAATACAAACGAGTATTCTCCTACTGTCTACCTTCCACTTCAAGCTCCACCGGCTACCTCAAATTCGGCCCCGACGGAGGCTCCGGTAACGCAGTCAAGTTCACGCCGCTCAAAACTTTATCCCAAAGCGCTACATTTTACGCCCTTGACCTAGTTGGCATCACCATCGGTAGCCGTCAACTGAAGATTTCAGCCTCTGTCTTTTCAAAGTCGGGGACAGTCATCGACTCGGGGACAGTGATCACGCGCCTCCCGGCCACCCCATATGCCGCATTACGCGTGGCTTTTAGAAAAGCGATGGAGAAGTACCCTTTTGCGAAGTCGAAGTCTGCCCTACTAGACACTTGCTATGACTTTAGTGGACTTAAAACGGTGTCGTACCCGAAGATAGGGTTTGTATTTGGAGGTGGGGTTACGGTGGACTTGGACGCGACAGGGATACTGTTCCAGACGAGTGGTTCGCAGTTTTGCTTGGCGTTCGCCGGAAACAAGGACGATAATAGCGTCGGGATTATCGGCAACGTTCAGCAGAAGAGGCTGCAAGTGGTGTACGACGTTGCTGGGGGAAGGATCGGATTTGGCTCTGCAGGTTGCCCCTGA
- the LOC103442446 gene encoding aspartyl protease family protein At5g10770-like, whose translation MEIAPMNFSSFFFRSFGLYVLFICLVLCSLEKGFALAGRKDKLTHHTVQLNSLLPATTCTPSTKGHNKKHGSVLEVVHRHGPCYEPNQHKTKTATDLHEYFTQFFKQDQARVDSIYSRLKATKRYSTKTDDNIPITQSEDTNTFPAPSARTVGGSGNYVVKVGLGTPAKSFSLVFDTGSDLTWTQCQPCRFGTGSDLTCYDQTEPIYDPSLSTSYANISCNTATCNELTSATSTGPYCYRATNTCLYLIGYGDNSTSAGYYGTERLTLTATSTDVFDGFLFGCGQDNEGLFVGIAGLLGLGRNKISLIEQTAAKYGRYFSYCLPVDQSSTGFLRLGNDRGNSAAVKFTPLTTLAAGESFYGLDLVGISVSGQQVSIPSTVFSTGTLIDSGTVITRLPAVAYTAMRDAFREGMKSYGEPKTVEGVLDTCYDLRAYNLDTVSFPAVAFTFSGGLTLELKVGGTVVVIVDTSQVCLAFLPTPEEGIIGNFQQKGFEVVYDVAGGKIGFATGSC comes from the exons ATGGAAATTGCTCCGATGAATTTCAGCTCCTTTTTTTTCAGGTCTTTTGGTTTATATGTATTATTTATATGTCTAGTTCTCTGCTCTTTGGAGAAGGGTTTTGCCTTGGCAGGAAGAAAGGATAAACTTACTCATCACACAGTTCAGTTGAACTCTCTACTGCCAGCAACTACTTGCACCCCCTCCACCAAAG GTCACAACAAGAAACATGGATCAGTACTAGAAGTGGTACACAGGCATGGCCCTTGCTACGAACCCAACCAACACAAAACCAAAACCGCTACAGATCTTCACGAATATTTCACTCAATTCTTCAAGCAAGACCAAGCACGAGTCGATTCAATCTACTCCCGCCTAAAGGCCACCAAAAGATATTCAACCAAAACAGATGACAACATTCCGATTACGCAATCGGAAGATACCAACACCTTCCCGGCCCCTTCTGCCAGGACGGTGGGTGGTTCTGGCAACTACGTTGTGAAGGTCGGATTAGGCACGCCGGCCAAAAGTTTTTCCCTCGTATTCGACACCGGAAGCGACCTAACTTGGACTCAATGCCAGCCTTGTCGATTCGGCACCGGAAGCGACCTAACCTGTTACGACCAAACGGAGCCCATATATGACCCGTCACTCTCCACCTCCTACGCCAACATCTCATGCAACACCGCAACTTGCAATGAGCTGACGTCGGCCACAAGCACTGGACCCTACTGTTACCGGGCGACGAACACGTGCCTGTACCTCATTGGGTACGGAGACAACTCCACATCCGCCGGATATTACGGAACCGAAAGGCTCACGTTGACCGCCACTTCGACCGACGTGTTTGATGGCTTCCTCTTCGGGTGCGGCCAAGACAACGAAGGTCTCTTTGTTGGCATTGCCGGTTTGCTTGGTCTCGGCCGGAACAAGATATCCCTCATCGAACAAACCGCCGCAAAGTACGGCCGATATTTCTCCTACTGCCTTCCTGTCGACCAGAGCTCCACAGGCTTTCTCCGCCTCGGCAACGACCGAGGAAATTCCGCCGCCGTTAAGTTCACGCCGCTCACCACCCTTGCTGCAGGAGAATCATTTTACGGGCTCGATTTGGTCGGCATCAGTGTCAGCGGACAACAGGTGTCCATTCCGTCGACGGTTTTTTCCACCGGAACTCTCATCGACTCGGGGACAGTGATAACGCGGCTGCCGGCAGTGGCGTACACCGCGATGAGAGACGCTTTTAGGGAAGGGATGAAGAGCTATGGGGAACCCAAGACAGTTGAGGGGGTACTGGACACTTGCTACGACCTTAGAGCGTATAACTTGGATACGGTCTCGTTTCCGGCGGTAGCGTTTACGTTCAGTGGCGGGCTTACTTTGGAATTGAAAGTGGGGGGGACAGTGGTTGTGATAGTTGATACTTCGCAGGTTTGCTTGGCGTTTCTTCCTACCCCCGAAGAGGGGATCATTGGGAATTTTCAGCAGAAAGGGTTTGAAGTGGTGTACGATGTTGCAGGAGGGAAGATTGGATTCGCCACTGGAAGTTGCTAA
- the LOC103442424 gene encoding aspartyl protease family protein At5g10770-like, with product MAATPSFSSSSSSSSSLMSYLLGFSVFLTLFLSSLEKGFAVEENQLLHQHAHTVELNSLLPATSCSPSSSAKGHDNKEPTSSSTVLKVVHKHGPCSGIKKNKSKIPTHAQILNQDQARVDSIHSRVNTKKSPSAATVDKLRPSADTKIPAQSGSVVGSGNYIVSVGLGSPKKMLSLIFDTGSDLTWTQCRPCAKSCYKQKEPIFDPATSSSYVNISCSSATCSELVSGTGNTPGCASSTCVYGIQYGDQSFSVGFFGKERLSLTPTDIFDGFLFGCGQNNQGLFGGAAGLLGLGRDKISIIEQSALKYNRFFSYCLPSKSSGTGYLSFGKGGGSSGAVKFTPLSDVSQGGSFYGLDVVGISVGGKKLPISGTIFSSSGTIIDSGTVITRLPPTAYKALRDAFQQGMKSYPSAPALSILDTCYDFSNADTVTFPKISFEFGGRTTLELDPTGIFYAASADQVCLAFAANGDDSDIGIFGNVQQKRVQVVYDVAGGKIGFAPAGCP from the exons ATGGCGGCAACTCCCAGTTTTTCtagctcctcctcctcctcctcctccctcatGAGCTATTTGCTTGGCTTTTCTGTATTTCTAACCCTATTTCTCAGCTCTTTGGAGAAGGGCTTTGCCGTGGAAGAAAACCAGCTTCTCCATCAACATGCTCATACAGTTGAACTCAATTCTCTGCTGCCAGCAACCTCCTGCAGCCCTAGCTCCTCCGCCAAAG GTCACGACAACAAGGAACCAACGTCATCATCGACCGTACTGAAAGTGGTACACAAGCACGGACCATGCTCTGGAATCAAGAAGAACAAATCCAAAATTCCAACCCACGCTCAAATCCTCAACCAAGACCAAGCCCGAGTCGACTCAATCCACTCCCGAGTCAACACCAAGAAATCACCGTCCGCAGCCACCGTCGACAAACTCCGCCCATCCGCCGATACCAAAATCCCAGCCCAGTCCGGAAGCGTAGTGGGCTCAGGCAACTACATTGTCAGCGTGGGCCTGGGCTCGCCCAAGAAGATGCTCTCCCTCATCTTCGACACGGGGAGTGATCTGACGTGGACCCAATGCCGTCCATGTGCTAAATCATGTTACAAACAGAAGGAGCCAATCTTCGACCCCGCAACATCATCCTCATACGTCAACATCTCTTGTAGCTCCGCCACGTGTTCCGAACTGGTGTCAGGCACTGGAAACACTCCCGGCTGCGCCTCCTCCACCTGCGTCTACGGCATTCAGTACGGAGACCAGTCATTCTCCGTCGGATTTTTCGGGAAGGAACGGCTGAGCTTAACGCCGACGGATATTTTTGACGGGTTTTTGTTCGGTTGCGGCCAGAACAATCAGGGACTCTTCGGAGGCGCCGCCGGTTTGCTCGGTCTCGGCCGGGATAAAATCTCCATCATCGAGCAATCCGCCTTGAAATACAACCGGTTCTTCTCCTACTGCCTCCCCTCCAAATCCAGCGGCACTGGATACCTCAGCTTCGGCAAAGGCGGCGGATCTTCCGGCGCCGTGAAATTCACACCCCTCTCCGACGTCTCCCAAGGCGGGTCGTTTTACGGCCTCGACGTCGTCGGGATCAGCGTTGGCGGGAAAAAATTACCGATTTCCGGTACAATTTTTTCCTCCTCGGGGACGATTATAGATTCCGGGACAGTGATCACGCGCCTGCCGCCGACAGCATACAAGGCACTGCGCGACGCGTTTCAGCAGGGGATGAAGAGCTACCCGTCAGCTCCGGCGCTTTCGATTCTCGACACTTGTTACGACTTCAGTAACGCCGATACGGTGACGTTTCCGAAAATTTCGTTTGAGTTCGGCGGCAGAACGACGTTGGAATTGGACCCGACCGGGATATTCTACGCGGCAAGTGCCGATCAAGTTTGCCTGGCGTTTGCCGCAAACGGTGACGACAGCGACATAGGGATATTTGGGAACGTTCAGCAGAAGAGGGTGCAGGTGGTTTATGATGTGGCTGGTGGAAAAATCGGATTTGCCCCTGCAGGATGCCCCTGA